Genomic window (Gasterosteus aculeatus chromosome 1, fGasAcu3.hap1.1, whole genome shotgun sequence):
aaggccTTGGGGCCACCGTTTCCTAGCAACCGGTCGCAATTCCCACCACTCCCATTCTGGTGTCCTGTCCACAAGGAGGAGGCTGTACAGGTGAACatcatcctgctcctcctccactgggATGCAAAGTCAATCCAGCTACTGCTTCCTGGTGCAGCCACAACGCGTCCGCACATTATTGCACGCATGAGTTTGGAGGAATAAGAGGAGGACGTAATGGCCAACTCAGCACTGGAGATTGTGGGTTTGATATTGACCCTGATCGGGCTTATTGGGACGGCCGCAAGCACCGGGATGCCGATGTGGCGAGTCACGGCCTTCATTGGGGAAAACATCATTGTTTTTGAAACCCGCTTTGAGGGTCTGTGGATGAATTGCTATCGGCAGGCCGACATCAGAATGCAGTGCAAGGTGTATGACTCCCTCCTGGCCCTGCCTCCCGACCTCCAGGCGGCCCGGGGGCTCATGTGCTGCGCCCTGGCGTTGGCCGGCCTCGGCCTGCTGATCGCATTGTTGGGGATGCAGTGCACGTCGTGTATCCAAAACAATGATCAGGCAAAGCGGATGGTCCTCATCGTCGCAGGCAGCATGATCATAATTGCGTGCATCTGCGTCCTCGTCCCCGTGTCCTGGACAGCTCACGTCATCATCAGGGACTTCTACAACCCTTTGCTGATAGACGCCCAGCGAAGGGAGCTCGGCGAGGCTCTCTACATCGGCTGGGTGGCCGCCGCCTTCCTGCTATTCGGAGgatgcatgtttgtttgttgcaatCTGCAGTCGGAGGACAAAGGTTCGGAGAGGTACGTGTACTCAAAGACCTCCGACTTCATGAACTATCCTCCGCAGCGCCTGCAGCCTCAGCAGTTGGTGCTTcttccccaaacacaacccCAGTTTCAGCCGGTGCTGTCAAGGCAACCATCAACCAACTACAGCTACCATTCCAGATACCCTTCTGTACGCAGCGGTGTGGCTTATCTCTAAACACCTGAGCTGACTGAGGTAATGACGATTGCAGTAATGGTCAATATATGCGTggggaaatcttttttttaacaaagctTTGCTTGGCAGTGCAATCCCagacatttcaattaaaaactaatttcgataaataaatgtacatgtaaACAGATCAGATTGCTATGGATTTCTGTTTTAAATCACCAACATGGAATTATATATTTCATTTATGTAGCACTTATAGGGTTTAAGAGCAGTGGTTACAGAAGATTGATATCACTGAGCTATGACCTATCCATACATGGTTTCTATTACTTTGTGTCGCATATCAATCATACTGACAGACTTCTTTTCTATTTTGTGTTACCAATTTTGTATGCTGTATATATGTGTGCTTAATATAAAACTGAATTAATCATTGAGTAAAGTGATACAGGTGTTtggtgtttattgttttagataCATATGACTGAGCTATGTAGTAATACAGAGAAGTTATCTACTACAGATATTTTGAAcctattttcctttaacataaatgttacatttgtgtggtattttgcacatttgtgttgtaaaaaaacaattcccctaaaacacatttcactcaTATGGTTCTGCTTAGTTGTTGTTAGATGCAGGATCACAGGACCAGGCGGTTACTCCCTCAGGACAGAAAGGGCTAAATTGGTAACTGATTGTGTAGGAAATGCACAGATATTTGTTTCTAAAATTCCAAAGGTTGTGTGCGTATCCAATCAATCGTAACAGAATTTTAAGTCTTTGTTTAAGTTTGGGGTGATGCCCTGGGGCTGTTGGCCACtaaataaaactgaacaaaTGGCAGAGTAAACATGATATGCAGGTTGAAAACTGCTTGTTAAAGGTGTGGACAGCTGCCTCAGTGCTTCAGGAGAAGCCAGACAGGGACGACCCAGCGGCGTCGTTCACGAGAAAAGAATTTGCAACTCAAATTCAACGACCAAAAGCTGTTCAGTCCATTTCATTGCAGATTCATAGTGAAAATATGTGGTGATGTAATGCCAATGTTGTCTTTCTCCATCGTTGCTAAATATTAAACCCAAATGACCCACCTGTTTTTGTATGAATGTCTTGAATGACACTAGAGTTGTGTAATTCTAACATTTTATATAAACTATATTTCTGCTACTCGACAATCAATGACTGTTTTTGGACTGTGTGACGTGAGCTCCTCTCAGTTTAATCACGTCAAAGGTCATTTCTGCTCCCCTGTGGACAACAGCAATACTGCAGGAGCTCATGTTCCACAATGTACATTTGTATCACATACAATTATTGAGAATGAAAATAAAGCAAGTGGTAAAAGATTCTGAAGTTCCAAGCTGTGTCCTGTATATATCGGTTTACAGATACACCTCTATAGCCAGAGGAACCATAAACACTAAGTAAGCAAAGGTCCTTTTTCACCCCCATCGCCCTCAGCCAACCAGGTGACAGCAAAGCATTTCCCCATAACAAaccccctcctccacttcaCAAACTGCATCAGATCAGGAAACCTACGCAGCCGTGGACACATCATTGACTCTGACTCGGAATTTATTCTTCACTGAACTCCTTTTGAATTTGGACACGGCTGACTTTGGGACGGCCCGCACAATGGTCGAAGGTTTTTGCGAGATAGCCGCAGTGTGCGTCGGTCTGATCGGGCTGATCGGGGCGGCGGCCACCACGGGGATGCCCATGTGGAAGGTGACAGCTTTCATCGGGGAGAACATAGTAGTGATGGAAACCCGCTGGGAGGGCTTGTGGATGAACTGCTACAGACAGGCCAACATCAGGATGCAGTGTAAGATCTACGACTCGCTGCTGTTTCTGCCCCCCGACCTCCAGGCAGCCAGGGGCCTGATGTGCTGCTCTCTGGCCCTCTCGGGTCTGGGCCTCCTTGTGGCTGTGGTCGGAATGAGGTGTACGTCCTGCATCCAGGACAATGACCGGGCCAAGAACGTCATTCTGATGGTCGCGGGTGGAATGCAGCTCGCGGCCTGTGTCTGTGTCCTCATTCCTGTGTCGTGGACGGCTCATGTCATCATTAGAGATTTTTACAACCCACTGCTGATCGACGCCCAGCGGAGGGAGCTGGGAGAGGCTCTCTACATCGGTTGGGTGACGGGCGCTTTCCTTTTCGCATCTGCCATGTTGTTTCTCTGCCGCCGCGTGGCCTCGGACAAAGCCTCGTTCGGCGTGTACCACCAAGACAACTTGGTGCCCATCAAGCCCTATCAAATGAGGTATCAACCCATCTCCAGTGTCTCCAGCCACGGCTACGATGGACAACAGCTTGGGCCGCAATGGCAAAACATCCCCCAGGTTATGACAAATGGTGAAGTACTACTCAATCCTCCCGTCGTGTATAACTCAGGTCTGCCTGACAACGTGTCAGTGGTGTACCAGGGCGGGACGGCTCGCCACCCTTCAATGCGGAGCTCCAGCAACGTGGGAAGTGTGTACGCGCCAGGAATCTCCTTTCACAGCAGCCAAAGCGCCACGCCGTATTCACAGGCTTATGTCAGCGACCCCAACGCATCCTACCAGTCCAGCTTTCATCCGGTTCCACACACTCCTGTTTTCATAGGCTACGAAACATCAAGGATTCAACAAAGGGGAAACAACGCTGGTGTATACATATAAACACAAGCTGTGAGTGAGTTTTTACAGCTGGTTAAACATTAAAGCGAGCACTGTGCTCGTCATCGGAatcaaatttaaaacaaatttggtTTGGTTCACTAGGGTCAAGATCAAGGCTGAAGCCATTCGGACGCTCAGAGCAAATAGCGTGTTTATGTTGTTTCTACTATTTACTCACTTTTGCGATTTTGTATTGAGATAAAGCTAAATATGGGTTGTTAAACGTAACCGTGTTTGTAAAATAAAGGCgttgtgctttttttattaAGCCCCCGGTAAAGTTTTTTAAAGTTGAGTTAAGAGAAATAATCCGATTTGTATGTGtttcaatacattttgtttttcaagtgTCTGCAACCACTCCAAAAAGAAGCTGTGATGAATTATTAAATAACCTCCTTGTATAACAGTTATAGACTGGATGAGCGTGATCAATAAATGGAATTATTTTGTGGTAAACACTTCATTAGCAGGTGCAGTTCCCTCAGCAACTAAAGGCTGACAGCCGTTGCTTTAAATAGAGCTTTGTGTGGAATTTGTGTTTCTCTAGACAGCAGCAGTTTTGTAAACATGTACAGATGCTATAACCTGTATGTGATGTGATGGATTGTCTGGAATCTGTTAAAATGGTTCCCTGTatggtgttttgttttctgcttgGATGGACTATCGGTGTTGCAGTAGAAAGATGAAATAagtaagtaaaataaatgatcaaaatgTTAAGTAAATATGAAATGGAACCAAACATATTGTGTCAGTTATACAGATGTTTTAAAGGACATTATCGGTGTGCACAACAGCACTACTGAAAATTCTacttcttttaaaatatttctgtCAAAATATTTCAATTCACAGACGGAAGTCTAAAGTCATtgatctgtttttgtttctatttgAATCCTCTTTGAGTCAATGCCTGTAAACTCTCCATGTGACGTGATTACTGCTTGATGAAAAACTTTCTCAAGTGTCTTTGGTGGTCTGAGCTGATCTTCGACCTTCTCATCACTCACCACAAGAGGGCATCAGAGATCGTGATGAGTGTCACAAGTTGTTGATTGAGAAATTTGTCTCAACTATGAATATCTAATTTTATTAACTTCTGGGGAATGATATAATAGAGACAGAgattacacaaaaaaaacataaaacgcTCCTGATAAGTCATTTTCAGCATTATCATGGTTGCTGATTGGTGCAGCTGAGAAATCAACACAATCTATAATT
Coding sequences:
- the cldn8.1 gene encoding claudin-8, producing MANSALEIVGLILTLIGLIGTAASTGMPMWRVTAFIGENIIVFETRFEGLWMNCYRQADIRMQCKVYDSLLALPPDLQAARGLMCCALALAGLGLLIALLGMQCTSCIQNNDQAKRMVLIVAGSMIIIACICVLVPVSWTAHVIIRDFYNPLLIDAQRRELGEALYIGWVAAAFLLFGGCMFVCCNLQSEDKGSERYVYSKTSDFMNYPPQRLQPQQLVLLPQTQPQFQPVLSRQPSTNYSYHSRYPSVRSGVAYL
- the LOC120827083 gene encoding claudin-8 codes for the protein MVEGFCEIAAVCVGLIGLIGAAATTGMPMWKVTAFIGENIVVMETRWEGLWMNCYRQANIRMQCKIYDSLLFLPPDLQAARGLMCCSLALSGLGLLVAVVGMRCTSCIQDNDRAKNVILMVAGGMQLAACVCVLIPVSWTAHVIIRDFYNPLLIDAQRRELGEALYIGWVTGAFLFASAMLFLCRRVASDKASFGVYHQDNLVPIKPYQMRYQPISSVSSHGYDGQQLGPQWQNIPQVMTNGEVLLNPPVVYNSGLPDNVSVVYQGGTARHPSMRSSSNVGSVYAPGISFHSSQSATPYSQAYVSDPNASYQSSFHPVPHTPVFIGYETSRIQQRGNNAGVYI